One segment of Podospora pseudopauciseta strain CBS 411.78 chromosome 5 map unlocalized CBS411.78m_5.2, whole genome shotgun sequence DNA contains the following:
- a CDS encoding uncharacterized protein (EggNog:ENOG503NV4Y; CAZy:GH13; COG:G) codes for MSTFLSLTNPPLPPPLAALSRAATRQEPSSGHSTNIRPLRHRLPPSSCPNPLILLSPPSDPLPKQNETIFQSFEWYTPPSSTTPKSHWSLLTTLLPSLSQLGITKIWIPPACKAADAKNGNGYDIYDLWDLGEFEQKGSTPTKWGSKAQLEELCRVAEGRGVKVLFDAVLNHKTGADYKERVKAKKVDPLDRNRELDGGEVREIESWTGFTFPGRGGRYSGREWDRRHFTGVDWDDLTREKGVWKLGGKEWCVDVDEEVGNYDFLMFADIDHRHPDVQQDAFDWVKWLPTQLKIGGLRLDAIKHYSFQFQKRLLRHIDDNVEKGKDWFIVGEYWREDSEFLAKYIEYMDHRISLFDVPLCSNLSKISMAGERGDLRDLFKDALCLWKPNNVVTFVVNHDTQQGQSLETPVAPWFLPHAYTLILLRANTGVPCVFWSDLYGSFASGPSSFIPPMSSNPTLLARLILIRKFYAYGTQHDLFSHPHCVGFTREGHSAHGGGAGLAAVMGNQWGLSKLKMYVGKHHSGEKWIDFLRLCPGEVMIDDEGWGEFPVSGNKGCSVWVSETAEGKDEVINLKFNSDIYGIEAEMNRRQSMFERRQYEIESMSRRALASNLPTV; via the exons atgtccaccttcctctcccttactaatccccccctcccaccccccctcgcGGCTCTCTCCCGCGCCGCAACCCGTCAAGAACCTTCCTCAGGCCACAGCACCAACATCcgccccctccgccaccgcctccccccctcctcctgccccaaccccctcatcctcctctcccccccctccgacCCGCTTCCCAAGCAGAACGAGACAATCTTCCAATCCTTCGAATGGTACACgcccccctccagcaccacccccaaatcccactggtccctcctcaccaccctcctcccctccctttcccaacTCGGCATAACAAAAATCTGGATCCCCCCCGCCTGCAAGGCAGCCGACGCGAAAAACGGAAACGGGTATGACATCTACGACCTGTGGGACCTAGGCGAGTTTGAACAGAAGGGCTCCACCCCGACAAAATGGGGGTCAAAAGCGCAACTGGAGGAGCTTTGTAGagtggcggaggggaggggggtgaaagTTTTGTTTGATGCCGTGCTGAATCACAAAACTGGAGCGGACTACAAAGAGAGGGtcaaggcgaagaaggttGACCCCTTGGACCGGAATAGGGAACtagatgggggggaggtgagggagattgaGAGTTGGACGGGGTTTACGTTCCCggggcggggggggaggtACAGTGGTCGGGAATGGGACAGGAGACATTTTACGGGGGTGGATTGGGATGACTTGACtagggaaaagggggtttggaagctgggggggaaggagtggtgtgtggatgtggatgaggaggtggggaaTTATGACTTTTT AATGTTTGCCGATATTGACCACAGACATCCGGACGTGCAGCAGGATGCTTTTGATTGGGTAAAGTGGCTGCCGACGCAGCTGAAGATTGGAgggttgaggttggatgCGATTAAGCATTATAGCTTCCAGTTTCAGAAGAGACTGCTGAGGCATATTGACGATAATGTTGAGAAGGGAAAGGACTGGTTCATTGTTGGAGAGTACTGGAGAGAGGACTCTGAGTTCTTGGCCAAGTATATTGAGTATATGGACCACAGGATTTCGCTGTTCGATGTGCCGTTGTGCTCTAATTTGAGCAAGATATCTATGGCTGGGGAGAGAGGCGACCTAAGGGACCTGTTCAAGGATGCTTTGTGTTTGTGGAAGCCTAATAACGTTGTG ACATTCGTTGTTAATCACGACACACAGCAAGGCCAGTCCCTTGAG ACTCCCGTAGCCCCCTGGTTTCTACCCCACGCCTAtaccctcatcctcctccgcgcCAACACCGGCGTGCCCTGCGTATTTTGGTCTGACCTCTACGGCTCCTTCGCCTCCGGCCCCTCTTCTTTCATCCCTCCCATGTCCAGCAatcccaccctcctcgctcgcctcatcctcatccgcaAGTTCTACGCCTATGGCACCCAGCATGATCTCTTTTCCCACCCACACTGTGTCGGTTTCACTCGCGAGGGTCATTCCGCCCACGGTGGGGGTGCTGGGCTAGCGGCGGTGATGGGTAACCAGTGGGGCCTGTCAAAGCTGAAAATGTACGTTGGGAAACACCACAGTGGGGAGAAATGGATCGATTTCTTGAGACTGTGTCCCGGGGAGGtcatgattgatgatgagggttggggggagttTCCTGTGTCGGGCAACAAGGGTTGCTCGGTTTGGGTCAGTGAGACAGCAGAAGGGAAGGATGAGGTTATCAACCTCAAATT TAATTCGGATATCTATGGCATCGAGGCCGAGATGAACAGGCGACAATCCATGTTCGAGAGAAGACAGTATGAAATCGAGAGCATGAGCCGGAGAGCCCTTGCAAGCAATCTTCCAACCGTTTAA
- a CDS encoding uncharacterized protein (EggNog:ENOG503P7UD): MERRRSQASNRPASRASTNSSHTARASSSSPSSRSSVIITNPSFFVCVQEYLKPLMAISALGCPITFALIVSPIADPAHLSHNGFKFSLETVRLLISASWLFFTLTLGLSSFYNQLKVGGPPPPSSFYYRWADMVMNTLDVLCMGAFLMIALAAASYVPVVGWLAVGVVGCYAVAVTIYSIVMRFEPDGEDGDEESAR, from the exons ATGGAAAGACGCCGTAGCCAAGCCTCTAATAGGCCGGCCTCAAGAGCCTCCACCAACTCTTCCCACACCGCACGAGCCTCCTCAAGTTCTCCGTCCAGTCGGAGTtccgtcatcatcaccaacccaagTTTCTTCGTCTGCGTCCAAGAATACCTTAAGCCTCTCATGGCTATCTCGGCGCTTGGGTGCCCGATCACCTTTGCCTTGATCGTCTCGCCTATCGCCGACCCCGCACACCTCAGCCACAACGGCTTCAAGTTTTCGTTGGAAACAGTTCGACTATTGATATCAGCCAGCTGGTTGTTCTTCACGCTCACACTGGGCCTGAGT TCGTTCTACAATCAGCTGAAGGTTGGtggacctcctccgccctcgaGCTTCTATTACCGGTGGGCGGATATGGTGATGAACACGCTAGATGTGCTGTGTATGGGGGCCTTTTTGATGATTGCGTTGGCGGCTGCATCGTATGTGCCGGTTgttgggtggttggctgTGGGAGTCGTTGGATGTTATGCCGTGGCAGTAACGATCTACTCCATCGTGATGAGGTTTGAACCAGAcggggaagatggggatgAAGAATCGGCTcggtga
- a CDS encoding uncharacterized protein (EggNog:ENOG503NVB7; COG:P), which produces MVTVTVAELSAMATAAPASAVDYADVLRHPEKYYQGFDLVWIMISSALVFIMIPSLSLIYSGLGNRSFALTLFRLPLITAAFVGLQWALWGYLVTFTDSMLPSNWWGGENRAGGLRDVAGRPVVVGDGPDESAVIPELVFALYEGMFAAFTAAVVCGGTMHRTRPRRFIIFISLWSLLVYDPVARWTWSSKGWLRELGSLDFAGGTPVHIVSGTTVAAFAVFCSIESRGNLLDFLIDAGHKVWRRVQHLAYGVWSILRIVILLFTCGHLRVPEGEDAPNEELSEQGVESFPYNINFVVLGTAFLWFGWAGFNGGSALGGNLRAVSAWTATHVSACAGGVTGMLWIWLMKGVPETDVELEGGDPRDEAARNRAMARQAFDRISVFFFCDGAIAGLVAITPAAGYVPVWSAPVFGVVGALCVNFLKKEAEIFLRHDPLQIFAVHAGGGVVGMVLTALFVDSTTIGLDGHSTIPHPEYSTAQRVGYQLADVSAGMGYTFFMTLGILYLMKLVAFMFGKSSWSQTGVYSDSNRLEDNFQAVVQQQWRGDLDPEGRPFGRLVAPSLPPVPSRPLRDDDIHLEHLKNLPSPPRSATSGAQVPPWGMMPELPGSQGMPPWPSLPSQGLQPRT; this is translated from the exons ATGGTGACAGTCACAGTCGCAGAGCTTTCGGCCATGGCGACAGCGGCTCCGGCCTCCGCCGTCGACTATGCCGACGTGCTTCGGCATCCCGAGAAGTACTACCAG GGATTCGACCTTGTCTGGATTATGATCTCATCAGCCTTGGTCTTTATCATGATACCATCCCTATCTCTCATATATTCCGGCCTTGGCAATCGTTCATTCGCGTTAACACTATTTCGACTTCCTCTGATCACGGCGGCTTTCGTTGGCCTTCAGTGGGCACTCTGGGGCTATCTTGTCACCTTCACCGACTCCATGCTGCCGTCGAACTGGTGGGGCGGAGAGAACCGAGCTGGTGGACTGCGAGATGTGGCAGGGCGGCCTGTTGTGGTGGGAGATGGACCCGACGAGTCTGCCGTTATTCCAGAGCTGGTGTTTGCGTTATATGAGGGTATGTTTGCTGCATtcaccgccgccgtggtCTGTGGTGGAACCATGCACCGAACACGGCCGAGGcgcttcatcatcttcatcagtCTTTGGTCGTTACTTGTCTATGACCCTGTTGCGAGATGGACATGGAGCAGCAAGGGGTGGCTGAGGGAACTTGGGAGTTTGGACTTTGCTGGTGGAACGCCGGTCCATATCGTCAGCGGAACGACGGTGGCTGCTTTTGCTGTCTTTTGCTCCATTGAATCGAGGGGCAACCTGCTCGACTTCCTCATCGACGCTGGCCACAAGGTTTGGCGACGAGTTCAACATCTCGCGTATGGTGTGTGGAGCATCCTGAGAATTGTCATCTTGTTGTTTACATGTGGACACCTCAGAGTCCCGGAAGGAGAGGACGCGCCAAACGAGGAGCTATCAGAACAGGGCGTGGAAAGCTTCCCGTACAATATCAACTTCGTTGTGCTTGGAACGGCATTTCTCTGGTTTGGTTGGGCTGGCTTCAATGGCGGTTCCGCTTTGGGTGGAAATTTGCGGGCGGTCTCGGCATGGACTGCCACCCATGTCTCGGCTTGTGCTGGCGGTGTCACCGGGATGCTCTGGATTTGGCTGATGAAGGGCGTGCCGGAAACCGATGTTGAGCTGGAAGGTGGCGATCCCCGGGACGAAGCTGCCAGAAATCGTGCTATGGCAAGACAGGCCTTCGATCGTATTTCGGTATTCTTCTTTTGCGATGGTGCCATTGCAGGACTGGTGGCGATCACGCCGGCAGCGGGTTAT GTTCCCGTCTGGAGCGCTCCagtgtttggtgttgttggtgcccTTTGCGTCAACTTCCTGAAAAAAGAAGCCGAAATATTCCTTCGACATGACCCTTTGCAAATCTTTGCCGTGCAtgccggcggcggtgttgtcGGCATGGTTCTCACTGCTCTTTTTGTCGA CTCAACAACAATTGGCCTTGATGGTCATTCGACCATCCCGCACCCCGAGTACAGCACTGCGCAACGTGTGGGCTACCAGCTCGCCGATGTCTCTGCGGGCATGGGATATACCTTTTTCATGACACTTGGAATTTTGTACCTGATGAAGTTGGTCGCTTTCATGTTTGGGAAGTCTTCTTGGAGCCAAACAGGGGTGTATAGCGACTCGAACAGATTGGAGGACAACTTCCAAGCCGTGGTTCAACAGCAATGGCGCGGTGATTTGGATCCTGAGGGGCGGCCGTTCGGAAGGCTCGTCGCCCCATCGCTGCCCCCGGTGCCCTCAAGGCCTTTAAGAGATGATGATATTCACTTGGAGCATCTCAAAAACCTGCCAAGTCCACCGAGGAGTGCGACTTCAGGTGCGCAAGTGCCTCCATGGGGCATGATGCCGGAGTTGCCAGGGAGCCAGGGAAtgccgccatggccgagTTTACCGAGTCAGGGATTGCAGCCGCGCACGTAA
- a CDS encoding uncharacterized protein (EggNog:ENOG503NX5J; COG:G), giving the protein MATARPSSGSSFSMASAPSFASPLQSPTPSPAGFCIFIFIIGNGLGSLETAADPYITAQAFSGIGGIVAPLIGSFVFFGFDNEERALQNVQWVYMSIAIFVFILAGVFILAEIPEMTDADMALQEEAAAKKGRVLGTEAYQVYVEEQPHAIGPVAKELLFHAAFAEFCYTGAYVAVARIMTCVKARKVFLGFVTMCWDLTAPAITQRGNVGMSMSFVVLFFESIWFPTIVALGMRRLGRHTKRGAGIITGVFGGAVVPPLLAAVADSDRGRMGTALGMRCRWFLFGKVDVCVGGAFFGTV; this is encoded by the exons ATGGCTACCGCGCGACCTTCATCTGGGAGCTCTTTCTCTATGGCCTCGGCGCCCTCCTTTGCATCCCCGCTACAATCGCCCACTCCCTCACCGGCCGGCTTCtgcatcttcatcttcatcatcggcaaCGGCCTCGGCTCCCTAGAGACCGCCGCAGACCCTTACATAACCG CCCAAGCCTTCAGCGGCATAGGCGGCATCGTCGCCCCCCTTATAGGTTCATTCGTCTTTTTCGGCTTCGACAACGAGGAGAGAGCGCTTCAGAATGTCCAGTGGGTGTACATGTCCATCGCCATCTTTGTCTTCATCCTTGCGGGTGTTTTTATCCTGGCGGAGATACCTGAGATGACCGACGCGGACATGGCGctgcaggaggaggctgctgcgAAGAAGGGCAGGGTGTTGGGGACGGAAGCGTATCAAGTTTATGTTGAGGAGCAACCACATGCTATTGGGCCAGTAGCAAAGGAGTT GCTTTTTCATGCGGCGTTTGCCGAGTTTTGTTATACTGGGGCGTATGTTGCTGTTGCGAGGATCATGACTTGTGTGAAGGCGAGGAAAGTCTTTTTGGGGTTTGTGACCATGTGTTGGGATTTGACCGCTCCGGCGATCACGCAGAGGGGAAACGTGGGGATGAGTATGTcgtttgttgttttgttctTTGAGAGTATTTGGTTTCCTACGATTGTGGctttggggatgaggaggttggggaggcatACCAAACGAGGGGCGGGGATCATTActggggtttttgggggtgcGGTGGTGCCGCCTttgttggctgctgtggcGGATAGTGAccgggggaggatggggacgGCGTTGGGCATGCGGTGCCGATGGTTTCTCTTTGGCAAGGTGGACGTATGCGTTGGCGGTGCATTTTTCGGGACGGTATAG
- a CDS encoding uncharacterized protein (COG:S; EggNog:ENOG503P2P7): MSLAKGILGGPCLAAQFGLPSGKKPPAETGRLPRTDGQTGSGDSGGNSIMFKKLHSGWKRFEEWANEDDSVSKSTTTQTSQTETGPSAPTQTSTKDHTCNHSDPVTEDTPKPEAYCYTNKSTSSSYKYTPLPSTTKSAIRVLTLLPGRADADIECRLIELDLNNPWTEDDGEEGFEALSYVWGDIAETTPIQIDGATVQIGRNLRSALLHLRYHEKPRILWVDAACINQEDMDERNRQVMLMGDIYTKAARTLVWLGCPCCLLGALNTDRLTYSQGKWLDHLAGIDPLFEAIEILGNEARKLAEEGREVIPKQEEKDEDGTTYDRIKKLKPKWNIIFLENPWWTRIWTLQEIVLAKEARLCMERHELGWDLLRVAITYYTALGFGDFSEIYAGSKTNSGVEPFNLVNAIREARQPGSELVTGDVGDELLHYLASSHWRDCRMPQDKIFGLMGLFSEGRDVGIEVDYRLDAEDVYRQATKSLLQQSGNLDALGFCYPYKIPRVTNLPSWIPDWGSVGNLALPLMNDAKGQPRTTHASRGLRSNPRWENNDTTLLLDGHIIDTIAKLGRMQVPPNQDDRNEGSLDHMLNDPVMIAEADSFPDRWEDLDPERPIRHFISAWWKGMRMAVPYVAKAILEIFGNVVEMRETFLQWDELVAAELGEPHEDRRTIFRDTITTATPCPLEPSVFDSRFEGWLQAVYSIRKLKKKRIDRYAPKTYTTLAAVTTFVKMEDDDLPEAFATYTTHTPRRRLGITASKRVCLLPKLTEVGDKVALLRGGRVPMILRPREDGSMQFVGEAYVHGVMDGEAFHEEECIDFRIT; this comes from the coding sequence ATGTCATTGGCCAAGGGAATCCTTGGAGGTCCCTGCTTGGCAGCACAATTTGGACTTCCTTCAGGAAAGAAGCCGCCAGCAGAGACTGGCAGACTTCCCCGCACTGATGGCCAAACAGGCAGCGGCGACTCAGGAGGTAACTCAATCATGTTCAAAAAATTACATAGCGGATGGAAGCGTTTCGAAGAATGGGCCAACGAAGATGATTCAGTGTCAAAGTCAACCACCACTCAGACCAGCCAAACCGAAACTGGGCCATCAGCACCGACACAAACATCGACTAAAGATCACACTTGCAACCATAGCGACCCCGTGACGGAGGATACGCCTAAGCCAGAAGCATACTGTTACACCAACAAATCCACCAGCTCTTCATACAAATACACTCCGCTCCCGTCAACGACTAAGTCAGCCATCCGGGTTCTGACCTTGCTTCCAGGGAGAGCCGACGCTGACATCGAATGTCGGCTCATCGAGTTGGACCTGAACAACCCATGGACAGAGgacgatggcgaggaaggctTCGAAGCCCTCTCCTACGTTTGGGGCGACATCGCCGAGACAACGCCAATCCAAATCGACGGCGCCACCGTACAGATTGGCAGAAACCTCCGCAGcgctctcctccacctgagATATCACGAAAAGCCCCGTATTTTGTGGGTGGACGCAGCATGCATCAACCAAGAAGACATGGATGAGCGCAACAGACAAGTCATGCTGATGGGCGACATCTACACCAAGGCGGCCCGCACTCTTGTCTGGCTAGGCTGTCCATGCTGCTTACTGGGGGCCCTGAATACGGACCGGCTTACCTATTCTCAAGGGAAATGGCTTGATCACTTAGCGGGGATTGATCCTCTATTTGAAGCCATCGAGATCCTGGGCAACGAGGCGCGGAAGCTCGCAGAGGAGGGCCGTGAGGTTATTCCAAAgcaggaagaaaaggatgaagatgggacGACGTACGACCGAATTAAAAAGCTGAAGCCCAAATGGAATATCATCTTTTTGGAGAATCCGTGGTGGACTCGTATTTGGACGCTGCAGGAGATTGTACTTGCAAAGGAGGCGCGCTTGTGCATGGAAAGACACGAGCTGGGCTGGGATCTTCTCCGTGTTGCCATTACTTACTATACAGCATTGGGCTTTGGCGACTTTTCCGAAATATATGCTGGGAGCAAGACCAACTCTGGTGTTGAGCCGTTCAACCTGGTCAACGCTATCAGAGAGGCGAGACAGCCCGGGTCGGAGCTCGTTACTGGAGATGTCGGGGACGAGCTCCTCCACTACCTCGCCTCGTCCCACTGGCGTGATTGCAGGATGCCTCAGGACAAGATCTTTGGACTTATGGGTCTATTCAGCGAAGGCCGCGATGTGGGTATTGAGGTTGACTATCGGTTGGATGCCGAGGATGTGTACCGCCAAGCGACGAAATCCTTGTTACAACAATCTGGCAATCTCGATGCTCTTGGGTTCTGCTACCCATACAAGATACCGAGAGTCACCAATCTCCCGTCCTGGATTCCTGATTGGGGCTCCGTTGGAAACCTCGCGCTCCCGTTGATGAACGACGCAAAAGGCCAACCGCGAACTACTCACGCTTCTAGAGGACTAAGATCCAACCCCCGATGGGAGAACAACGACACAACCTTGCTTCTCGACGGTCACATCATCGACACGATCGCCAAACTCGGGAGGATGCAGGTACCACCAAATCAGGACGACCGCAACGAAGGGTCCCTGGACCACATGCTAAACGATCCTGTGATGATCGCTGAAGCCGACAGCTTTCCCGACCGGTGGGAAGATTTGGATCCCGAAAGACCCATCCGGCATTTTATATCTGCATGGTGGAAAGGAATGAGAATGGCTGTGCCATATGTCGCCAAGGCAATTCTCGAGATCTTTGGGAATGTTGTGGAAATGAGGGAAACGTTTCTGCAGTGGGATGAGCTTGTTGCTGCAGAGCTGGGCGAGCCGCATGAAGACCGCCGCACCATTTTCCGAGATACTATTACGACAGCAACGCCTTGTCCGCTGGAACCATCAGTATTCGATAGCCGCTTTGAAGGATGGCTCCAGGCGGTGTACTCGATTCgaaagctgaagaagaagaggattgATCGATATGCACCAAAGACGTACACCACATTGGCTGCGGTCACCACCTTTGTCAAAATGGAAGATGACGACCTGCCTGAGGCTTTTGCGACATATACAACGCATACGCCCCGCAGGCGACTTGGGATTACCGCGTCAAAACGGGTTTGTCTCCTGCCTAAGCTCACCGAGGTTGGGGACAAAGTGGCTCTGCTTCGAGGTGGCAGGGTGCCAATGATCCTCCGTCCGAGAGAAGATGGATCAATGCAGTTCGTTGGCGAAGCATACGTGCACGGAGTCATGGATGGGGAAGCGTTTCATGAGGAGGAGTGTATTGACTTTCGAATAACGTGA
- a CDS encoding uncharacterized protein (COG:I; EggNog:ENOG503NUM0) codes for MSRDNVLCPRAVQDLIADGHIIVIYDEYVLKLDSWLERHPGGSLAILHMVGKDATDEINAYHKPPTLKTMKAFRIGRKPPGIWTNATPPIRGGVYVKEPEEKPVVESTIPTDVSDAEDSSVLETSFSDLSESRSTGTAPTSEDSCGEDLEETTIERMGETDGQTFRFRSAKKIYVGKKDPLAFTTWAEKQDEARDILEYPSVDPAVQQDIVKKYRELHEKVYELNLYDCPYIEYAKEMCRYTTLFVASMTALYNQWYLTSAFFLGLFWHQIMFVAHDAGHRAITGNFVIDSLIGMFVADFCCGLSIGWWKSSHNVHHLITNMPEHDPDIQNVPIFATSPSFFRSLHSTYYDFTFIWDAAANFLVPFQKYTYYPVMGIARFNLYLLSWLHVLSSKASSLGSSKAWWIRPAEIAMMSCYWYIFGYLLLWCTLPSWPVRIGFVLVSHIVTMPLHVQITLSHWAMSTSDLGESESFPQRQLRTTMDVDCPAWLDFIHGGLQFQAVHHLFPRVPRHNLRKVQTLVKQFCAETNIPYVLLSFEDGNKKVLNRLQEVGDQVEHLINCQKYMAATGESGLH; via the exons ATGTCGCGCGACAACGTCCTCTGCCCACGGGCGGTTCAGGATCTCATCGCCGACGGCCACATCATTGTCATCTACGACGAATATGTACTGAAGCTGGACTCGTGGCTGGAGAGGCATCCCGGTGGCAGTCTGGCCATTCTTCACATGGTTGGAAAGGATGCGACGGACGAGATCAATGC GTACCACAAACCCCCAACATTAAAGACCATGAAGGCTTTCCGTATTGGTCGCAAGCCTCCCGGCATCTGGACGAATGCAACACCACCAATTCGCGGCGGCGTCTACGTCAAGGAGCCCGAGGAGAAGCCAGTTGTGGAatccaccatccccaccgACGTATCCGATGCCGAGGACTCTTCAGTTTTGGAGACGAGCTTTAGCGATCTCTCCGAGTCGCGAAGCACGGGCACAGCTCCTACTTCAGAGGATAGCTGCGGAGAGGACCTCGAGGAGACCACAATCGAGCGCATGGGCGAGACAGATGGCCAGACATTTAGATTCCGGTCTGCCAAGAAGATTTATGTTGGAAAGAAGGACCCTCTGGCATTTACTACCTGGGCCGAGAAGCAGGATGAGGCCCGCGACATCCTCGAGTATCCCTCTGTCGACCCAGCTGTGCAGCAAGACATTGTCAAGAAATACCGCGAGCTCCATGAAAAGGTCTACGAACTCAACCTCTACGACTGCCCCTACATCGAGTATGCCAAGGAGATGTGCCGCTACACCACTCTGTTCGTCGCTTCCATGACCGCTCTCTATAATCAGTGGTACTTGACATCAGCTTTCTTCCTGGGCTTGTTCTGGCATCAGATCATGTTCGTTGCGCACGATGCCGGCCATCGCGCCATCACCGGAAACTTTGTTATCGACAGTCTAATTGGCATGTTCGTCGCCGACTTTTGCTGCGGTCTTTCGATTGGTTGGTGGAAGAGCAGTCACAACGTTcaccatctcatcaccaacatgcCCGAGCACGATCCCGATATCCAGAACGTCCCTATCTTCGCCACTTCGCCCTCTTTCTTCAGGAGCCTTCACTCGACCTACTACGACTTCACCTTCATCTGGGACGCCGCTGCTAACTTCCTTGTACCCTTCCAAAAGTACACCTACTACCCTGTCATGGGCATCGCGCGCTTCAACCTCTACCTCCTCTCGTGGCTGCATGTCCTTTCTTCCAAGGCCTCGTCCCTCGGAAGCAGCAAGGCGTGGTGGATCCGCCCCGCTGAGATCGCCATGATGTCTTGCTACTGGTACATCTTTGgttacctcctcctctggtGCACCCTTCCCAGTTGGCCCGTCCGAATCGGATTCGTCCTTGTCTCGCACATCGTCACCATGCCCCTCCACGTCCaaatcaccctctcccactgGGCCATGTCCACCTCTGACCTCGGCGAATCCGAATCCTTCCCCCAGCGCCAGCTGCGCACCACCATGGATGTCGACTGCCCCGCCTGGCTCGACTTCATCCACGGCGGTCTCCAGTTCCAGGccgtccaccacctctttCCCCGTGTACCCAGACATAACCTGCGCAAGGTCCAGACCCTGGTTAAGCAATTCTGCGCCGAGACGAACATCCCATATGTTCTTCTCAGCTTCGAGGATGGTAACAAGAAGGTCCTGAACAGGTTGCAGGAGGTGGGCGACCAGGTTGAGCATTTGATCAACTGCCAGAAGTACATGGCTGCTACCGGCGAGAGCGGTTTGCATTGA